CAACTTCTTTACACGCATCATTTAaaatagagcaaattactctaaaccCCTCATATATATTACTCCCTTCATTCtgaaatagttgtcgctttagccattttcacacaaattaagaaatcaataaatatgtctaaaatTATAAGTATCTTTACTAAATTAGCCTTTCTTGAAACTTGTTAACattaattaatatgattttttatttgtatttttgttttcCTTTCAATGAATTGATGAGGGATATAtgtggaaaaatagcaataaatgctttcttggtattctaaagtgacaagtattatggaacaaaaaaatctccttaaagcgacaactatttcaGAATGAAGGGAGTATATTCACAGTTTGATGTGCCTCTTATTTAAAGATCAAACAACTTAATATATCAGCTTTAATTGACAAACGCTTACAATCTTCTGCTAAATAtagttatcatatcattatcacaATTAAATATGAGATaacaaatcatttgaaaataagatagtaaattgttaaaataattaaaagtgattatcaaatcgtttgaaaatgaatataaaattattaataaaagctTCTAATTGTTCATGAATTGAAAATGAggtattaaattgtttaatttttaaataagatgTATCAGAAAATATTTTACGAAAAATATGAGGagttttagagtaatttgctttttaaaataacctaataaataaaataaattcatttttagaTTACATCCTTTATAACATGTGGTAATTTTCTGAAATACATATTTTGTTAACTTATTTACATATTTACCTGTCaagctttgattttttttcggactttttttatttacgaaaaataccttttttttaatttcgcaAATGCCTTTTTCggttttaatttcagttttcggttttttcggttcgatcAATTGCACAAccatatttttcagtttttaataaaaaaaaattataattttttccctaaaatttttattttatttttttatagtgtagcaatagtgtatatagtgtttttataatgtaagattagtgtgtatatagtgtatttatggcattttgtagtgcTTTTTTATGGTCAATACTATGaaacactgtaaatacaccatacacgctgtaaatgcaccataaatatactaaaaaacggcagaaatacactatcaatacaccaaaaatactacaaatgcaccataaatcaatttgttctttacaaaatcagtagtaaTAAACAActctataaataaaagaaacacaaaataaataattatatgaataataaaacaattttataaacaaaaaattatagatctacaataattgatttacaaaatatttaaatcattacaaaaaaacctaaaaaattacacaaatctaaaaacgagtcgagaaatccatagcgcgagcGGGAAAGACAAACAGACTAGCACGAACAGAAaagaacggaaaaacgaccgtaAACGACgaaaaatccatcggaagtagacgaacaaAAGCGCGAACAGAAAAGTAACCGGAGGTgttaaactgaaaatcaaacgaaaaagaaaaagaaaagaaaagagaactttgagagaaaagagagaaaaaaaatagtggttatataaaaatttaatttaaaatgagataaaacttCGTTATATAGTgtgtatttttggtaaataagttaaCGAATTACGTAGctttggaaaataaaaaaaatgggataaaatggTGTAAACTaaaaacaggtatttgaaaaataatctcTTATAACATCAGATAGGACATTTATTTCAATCAAAAGagttaaaatttagtaaaagtaTAAATATAGACTATATAGtgcatattaatattttataaataaaaacgtgcaatattaaattaaaatagaatataTACGTTTTAATTTATCCTTGAAAATTTCGATTTTTCACGATTCTTATTCTTAGGCGCAGCTCATAGTCATATACCAAATCACGTTACTCCGCCTCActtcaaatcaaaatcaaaaacaaaaaccaaatccTGCATTTACTCCACACTTTAACCAACAATCCATCACATCAAACCTATATAAGTGGAATACGTAGAATGGTGCAAGAGTATGTATATAGAGAATGTCATCAACCGCTTGTATCATCTTAGGTTTCCTGAACTAAAAGTATGTATGTAGTTATGCATATGGATTCCTGAACTTGTTCAAAAGTTGAGGGATTTCATAGGCCAGCATGTCATCAACCGCTTGTATCATCTTAGGCTTCAATTTCTCAAATTTGTCTATGCTATACCCATTCAGCACTTCCCTGAAGTGATCCACATTTGGGAAGTCTCCAGCTGCTAAATGGAACTCCCTCTGCACCTGCTCTCACAATACAATAtgattattattactattaactACACATAACCAACATTAACTTCACATAAGCACACCCATACAAACCTTCCCAAATTCTTCCTCTAAATTATCAATGAGGCGCTGCTGAGTCTTAGCCTTCCCCATCATGGCAGGCATCTCTTTCTTCAGATGGCTTATTATGTATGCATGTATCTTAGCCGCTCTTGCACGCTTCACAAACTCATTGATCTACACATAACATCaacatataattaattatatacacCCATTGCATGCTAGTATAACTATGCACATATTTGCTCATGCTGCCATCCAAAATCATATCTATACCCGACGATCGCAGGCCTTCTTAGGAATATCAACCAAGTCCATGAGCAGATCATCTTGTTCTTTTTCAAAAAGTTCACGAAACAATGGGTTGACATTTTCCTCGTCAATAGGCTTATCATTAAATGAACTGCAAAACCGAGACAGGAATACACCTTAGAATACACCAATATTTAAACAATTTGTACCCATTTAATGGACAACGCTCTATCTCCAAATTGTGTTTATTGACAAACACCGCATCAGAAATGACTTAACGTGCAATGAAGGATAACTTCACAGTAAAATGTTAAACACGAATCACATGCAGTATAAGCCCCAACTTTCGCCTATATGTAAGATGCAATATAAGGTTTAAAGTTATGTGAACTGTATTGAGATATCAGCTTCCTTAAAAAAATAGTTGCCTATCTAGCTTTCCGAAttaaataacttatttaaaGAGTAAGAAATTAAACTTTCACCTATATGCAAGATGCAATGTAAGGTTTAAAGTTATGTGAACTTTATTGAGATATCAACTTCTCTAAAAAATATTTGCCTATCTAGCTTTctgaattaaataacttacTTAAAGAGTAAGAAATTAAGAACATACCCGATATAAACTCTCGCAACTTCTGGAGTATTTAGAACTTTTCCAAGTGACCACATTAATGCCCCATAAACTCTCATCAACTACAAAAAAGGTGATGAAAGTAAGCAAGGAGCGTAGGCAAACTTCTGTAGCTCAAAATGATACAATTATACATGCAGTGAAAAGAAACTCCAAACCTGTTGCGTATCAACTTGGTCTGCTTTATTTAATACAACACGTATCTTGTCATCATTGCCACGCAAAGATGCAATAACCCTCTTAAACTCATCACTTATATCAAGTTTATGAGGGTCAAACAATAGAAGAATGATATCAGATTTTGCTGCAAACCATGATATAACACCAGTAAAATCATAACTCCTTTGTGTCCGTTGCTTCTCACCAGACAGAACCCCAGGGGTGTCAACAATTGTGATTTCATCCAGCAACTGCAAGTGTATTTATAGAGATGAGATGTCAAAGCAAATATAAAGACCGATAGAAATCACTCTAGAAGGTAAATGCAAAATATAACATACAGGATGTGGCATTTGCGAGCACTCAAACTTTGATAAGAATGCCCCTCCAAAAGATGTCAGGCCATTAAATGGCATATCTGCGTGAACAGCAACAGTATTCCCAGGTATAGTCCTTTCATCAGGTCCAGACTGATTTTACGAGGAAAACAAATGAGACACCAGAAGCTACCATGATAAGCATCCATCatagaaatgaaatgaaaatgtAATATTATCAAATGACAAGGCTATTAAGAACTAAAAACACAGTTCAACACAAAATTCTTCTGTAACAATACTTTAACATTTGTGTTCCCAGATAAGGATATCgagaaaaaatatgaattaattaaataattttaataatgataGCATAATGAACATGACTAGTCCTACCATCACAACAACAAATCTATCAGTTGTTGGCTCTGGTCCAATGTGAGCTCCTGCACAAAGAGAAAACAAAAGTGATTAAGGAAAACTATGACAACTCACAACAAATATTAATATGTAAGAGAGCAGATATATAAAACTAACCTGGGTAGTTACATCTAAgtaaatgttttataaatgttGTTTTGCCAGTAGAATACTGGCCCAAAAGCATAACCATAGGCTTGGCATCAAAGTCACTGTTCgtctaaaaaataattcaaaatggATGGTTAATTAAAGCTTTAATATCATACAGTTTACATCCTGCATACAAGTGCTAGCACCTAGCAGTATCTCAagactatttttaataatatacacgctagaaaaaaaaatcaaaaaagttcAACTTTACCATACCAAAAGATAAATAAGTAAATACTTTCAATGCACTTACCAATAAGGGAGACATGaaatcattaaaacggtaaGTAACTTCCAAAGGCTTAAGTGTTTCAATGTACAGTTTCTTCAAGCCATCAATGATGGATGTAACAGCAATTAATGGCATCTGAACAGGAGAAGGAAAATAAGAGAACAGAAGAGAGCTCATAGTAAGGAAAGAACAAGGAAGTAGTGTATGTTTGTACAAGAGATACTATTGAACTCAACTGACAGTTGGCTTGAAAAAAATTTagcatcaaaaataaatttgcaCAAAAACTCAGCATTGACATTACAGCATAAATATATAGAGAACAAAAATATAATCATGTAAAATGTAGGGCCGCCTACCTGGATTAATGTTAATCAAATGCCACACATTATGAAAAAGTTCCATGCAACCAGAAAATGAATGCAAAAGCAGCTAACTGCATAAAATAATTTgttcaaaaaatacaataataaataaacaagccaacaatttaaaaaagataatgtaatataaatatttaccCATGACATCAATAGAACCAACAAAAATTACACATTTAGGGAGgagaaaaaggaaaacaaaaGGCTGCCAACATTTGTTAAGGAAAAAATATAGAGACAAGAAAGAGAGGCCAAAGAGGAGGAAGAGGAAAAGTAGCTCAAACAAAGGACAAGGAGTATTTGTTGTTGGCAAATTGTAAAGTATGCCTCACCTTTCTTGATGATTTTGAATTATATCGGTGAGCAGTTGTTGATGGTTGCAACTGAGCAGATGCTTCATTTCATCATTCATAAGCAACAAAACTAGCTTAGtaaacaatcaaacataaatAAAGTATCAGATGAGCAAAAATGTGGAGCATCTCACCACTAATTTCCGGCTGATTGTGTACTGTTGAGCCCTTCTTTCGCTTGAAAAATATAAAGAGGAATTATAGTAGTAATAATAGTTGGAGCGTTGCATctaagtaaataaaaatgagatgAAGCAGACAACTTACAAGTAACAAGTCAGTAATGCCTTCCATGAGAGGAGGTTGAATATCGCCGGTGGAAGCTGAAAGGAAAGTAAATGCATCTACATAAGTGGTGTATTTGTTTAAGAAGGGCATCATACATTTTTGAATGATTCTAAAGAAAAGTGAATACTAAAATATGGCCATTAAGATGGAGGATACAGAATTCTGCTTAGCCAAATGGTTAAACATCAATTTACTAATCTGTGAAAAACATTGCAATGACAAATCATTTaagcataaattaaaaaaaaaaacatggacATGATTTTTGTAAATCAAAATACCAGTAGTTTTAAGAAGATGAGAGGTAATTTGATGTCCTGCTTGTGCGAGAGAAATAAGCTGCAGCAAAGCAAATAATTAGAGAAACAAATGAGAGAGAGTATATGAGAAAGGATTTAGgttaagtaaaataaaatagagaACCTGCATAGCAGTAACGAACTCTGAGAAACCTAAGAATCCCTGGCGTTTAGAATCTGCAAGGGCCCAGACCTTATAGCAAAGGCATGAAGAGAGGAAAAAAAACATAAGCATTTGCATCAACATTAATTAATGTACAAAATGGAAGTGAGATGAGAAACCTGTTTGAGTTCCGGGCGAGAAAGGTTGGACAAAGAGAAGAAGGTAGCAGCATCGTCCCCAGTGATGCGCCCATCGCCATCTGTATCGCAATGCAATAATGCAATTACTGCCAATTAATGAAACGAAAAAGGCAGTTTACGAATAAAAACCTGAATCGGCTACATCGAACCACTCCTTATACAAATGTTGCTGCGCTTTTGAGCACGATACACCCGATTCTTTTCCTAGTTCCATTTTTACTTTCTTTGCTATAATTCGTTTGACAAATCCAAAAACAGTGACAAGAAGAAGCTTAGGAGATTTTTAATGTGTTAAGCGCGCACAaatgatttttgaaatttcaattaGTTTCACAAAGTGGCTGTGATTATTTCTTGCTGGCATTTAAATGACCCATTGCCCtcgcatatttttatttttatttatcatttactCAAATTGACAAACAAATTtagattaaatataaatattaaaaacattcaCTTATTCAaacaaactaaattaatttatagaaaaGGTCTAAATCTGGACGTTTAACAAGaatatcaattatatttaaacttataGTCAACTTTGATATGTTTTGTTTAAGTTGTAGTCGATTTCATTAAAGCCTTCagatttcttttgttttatttggctacaattgaaacaaaataaatcaaaattgactataattaatatttgataGGTTTTGATATAATTCAGATTCTCGCTGAATGTTTTGCATTTACTTGATTATTAATAAGTGTAAAAAAAACACTATAAGTATATTCA
This region of Mercurialis annua linkage group LG1-X, ddMerAnnu1.2, whole genome shotgun sequence genomic DNA includes:
- the LOC126681631 gene encoding EH domain-containing protein 1-like → MELGKESGVSCSKAQQHLYKEWFDVADSDGDGRITGDDAATFFSLSNLSRPELKQVWALADSKRQGFLGFSEFVTAMQLISLAQAGHQITSHLLKTTASTGDIQPPLMEGITDLLLRKKGSTVHNQPEISASAQLQPSTTAHRYNSKSSRKMPLIAVTSIIDGLKKLYIETLKPLEVTYRFNDFMSPLLTNSDFDAKPMVMLLGQYSTGKTTFIKHLLRCNYPGAHIGPEPTTDRFVVVMSGPDERTIPGNTVAVHADMPFNGLTSFGGAFLSKFECSQMPHPLLDEITIVDTPGVLSGEKQRTQRSYDFTGVISWFAAKSDIILLLFDPHKLDISDEFKRVIASLRGNDDKIRVVLNKADQVDTQQLMRVYGALMWSLGKVLNTPEVARVYIGSFNDKPIDEENVNPLFRELFEKEQDDLLMDLVDIPKKACDRRINEFVKRARAAKIHAYIISHLKKEMPAMMGKAKTQQRLIDNLEEEFGKVQREFHLAAGDFPNVDHFREVLNGYSIDKFEKLKPKMIQAVDDMLAYEIPQLLNKFRNPYA